A window of the Streptomyces luomodiensis genome harbors these coding sequences:
- a CDS encoding LysR family transcriptional regulator, which yields MLLRQLEYLVALARARHFARAAQACFVSQPALSEGIRKLEDELGVPLVRRERKFEGLTPEGERVVVWAQRILADRDAMRDDIQALRSGVTGRLRIGTVPTASTAVSVLTQPFCVANPLATVLVYTDLRAEDILRRLQTYELDAALTYRPPSADADFKFVPLYRERYVFLTTGPVDAHPAGIEWEEAAGYPLCLLHPMMQGRQVLDAVFAELGTKVAPRVETDSIASLFAHVRTGQWASIVSHAWLHVFGIPAGMRVIPLAGPSRTAAVGLLLPPREPVSVLGQALLDVVGRVSVADVLESLPESS from the coding sequence GTGCTGCTTCGCCAACTCGAATACCTGGTCGCCCTCGCCCGTGCCCGCCACTTCGCCAGGGCGGCCCAGGCGTGTTTCGTCTCCCAGCCCGCGCTGTCGGAGGGGATCCGGAAGCTCGAGGACGAACTCGGGGTGCCCCTGGTCCGTCGGGAGCGCAAGTTCGAGGGGCTCACCCCGGAGGGCGAGCGCGTCGTCGTATGGGCGCAGCGGATCCTGGCCGACCGGGACGCGATGCGTGACGACATCCAGGCGCTGCGGTCGGGTGTGACGGGCCGGCTGCGCATCGGAACGGTCCCCACCGCCTCGACGGCCGTGTCGGTGCTGACGCAGCCGTTCTGCGTGGCCAATCCGCTGGCGACCGTGCTGGTGTATACGGATCTGCGGGCCGAGGACATCCTCCGCCGGTTGCAGACCTATGAGCTGGACGCGGCCCTCACCTACCGCCCGCCGTCGGCGGACGCGGACTTCAAGTTCGTGCCGCTGTACCGGGAGCGCTATGTGTTCCTGACCACCGGGCCCGTCGATGCGCACCCGGCCGGGATCGAGTGGGAGGAAGCGGCCGGGTACCCGCTGTGTCTGCTGCACCCCATGATGCAGGGCCGTCAGGTCCTCGACGCGGTCTTTGCCGAACTGGGCACCAAGGTGGCTCCGCGCGTGGAGACCGACTCCATCGCCTCCCTCTTCGCACACGTCCGGACGGGCCAGTGGGCGAGCATCGTGTCGCACGCCTGGCTGCACGTCTTCGGCATCCCCGCCGGTATGCGGGTCATCCCGCTGGCGGGCCCCTCGCGTACGGCCGCCGTCGGTCTGCTGCTGCCTCCCCGGGAGCCCGTCTCCGTCCTGGGACAGGCTCTTCTGGACGTCGTCGGCCGGGTGTCCGTCGCGGATGTCCTGGAGTCCCTGCCGGAGAGTTCCTGA
- a CDS encoding FdhF/YdeP family oxidoreductase yields the protein MRDIEEPAEDVTVSAPKTWATGAPAVAHALTYALGQTSPKRTALTLLNINQARGFDCPGCAWPEPAPGHRHRNEYCENGAKHISDEATSRRVTREFFERHPVDELNGRSDYWLNQQGRLTEPMVLREGARHYEPIGWDEALDLLATELRGLDHPDEALFYTSGRLANEPAFLLQLLARAFGTNNLPDCSNMCHESSGSALNETLGIGKGSVSLDDIYDADLVFVVGQNPGTNHPRMLSALEETKRRGGQVIAVNPLPEAGLLRFKHPQKVRGVIGRGTDIADQFLQIRPGGDLALFQMLNRLLLEAEDEAPGTVLDGEFIAAHTTGFAAFADHARRITWPQVERATGLSREEIEQVHARVLRSRSVIVCWAMGLTQHKHGVPTIREVVNFLLLRGNIGRPGAGVCPVRGHSNVQGDRTMGIWERMPQPFLDALEAEFGFKPPSAHGVDSVDAIRAMRDGRAKVFVGVAGNFVRATPDSDATERAMRNCRLTVHISTKLNRSHAVCGRTALILPTLGRSDRDVQAGGEQFMTVEDSMSEIHATRGRLAPASEHLLSEVSIISRLARKVLGAQPDIPWETFESDYDTIRDRISRVVPGFEDFNARVRRPGGFRLPNPVNSRVFRTPSGKAVFTTNDVTVLQAPKGHLVLQTLRSHDQWNTIPYAMDDRYRGIKGGRRVVLVNPADLADLGIADASRVDLVGVWSDGVERRAPDFRVVAYPTSRGSAAAYYPETNVLVPLDSVADISNTPTSKSVIVRLEPATV from the coding sequence ATGCGGGACATCGAAGAACCGGCCGAGGACGTGACGGTATCGGCGCCCAAGACCTGGGCCACCGGCGCTCCCGCCGTCGCGCACGCGCTCACCTACGCCTTGGGCCAGACCTCGCCGAAGCGCACCGCCCTCACGCTGCTGAACATCAACCAGGCGCGTGGCTTCGACTGTCCCGGCTGCGCCTGGCCCGAGCCCGCGCCGGGGCACCGGCACCGCAACGAATACTGCGAGAACGGCGCCAAGCACATCAGCGACGAGGCCACCTCCCGCAGGGTGACCAGGGAGTTCTTCGAGCGCCACCCGGTCGATGAGCTGAACGGGAGGTCGGACTACTGGCTGAACCAGCAGGGCCGGCTGACCGAGCCGATGGTGCTGCGCGAGGGAGCGCGGCACTACGAACCGATCGGCTGGGACGAGGCGCTGGACCTGCTCGCCACCGAACTGCGCGGACTGGACCATCCGGATGAGGCGCTGTTCTACACCTCCGGCCGGCTGGCCAACGAGCCGGCTTTCCTGCTGCAGCTGCTGGCGCGCGCGTTCGGCACGAACAACCTCCCGGACTGCTCCAACATGTGCCACGAGTCCAGTGGCTCGGCGCTGAACGAAACCCTGGGCATCGGCAAGGGCAGCGTGAGCCTGGACGACATCTACGACGCCGATCTGGTCTTCGTGGTCGGCCAGAACCCCGGCACCAACCACCCGCGGATGCTGTCGGCCCTGGAGGAGACGAAGCGCCGCGGCGGCCAGGTCATCGCCGTCAATCCGCTGCCGGAGGCCGGACTGCTGCGGTTCAAGCACCCGCAGAAGGTGCGCGGGGTCATCGGCCGGGGGACGGACATCGCCGATCAGTTCCTTCAGATCCGGCCCGGCGGCGACCTGGCGCTGTTCCAGATGCTGAACCGGCTGCTTCTGGAGGCCGAGGACGAGGCGCCCGGAACCGTCCTGGACGGTGAGTTCATCGCGGCGCACACCACCGGCTTCGCCGCCTTCGCCGACCACGCGCGGCGGATCACCTGGCCGCAGGTGGAGCGGGCCACAGGCCTGAGCCGGGAAGAGATCGAGCAGGTGCACGCCCGTGTGCTGAGGAGCCGCAGCGTCATCGTCTGCTGGGCCATGGGTCTGACCCAGCACAAGCACGGAGTGCCCACGATCAGGGAAGTGGTGAACTTCCTGCTGCTGCGCGGCAACATCGGGCGCCCGGGAGCCGGGGTCTGCCCGGTCCGCGGCCACAGCAACGTCCAGGGCGACCGCACCATGGGCATCTGGGAGCGCATGCCCCAGCCGTTCCTCGACGCGCTGGAGGCCGAGTTCGGTTTCAAGCCGCCCTCGGCACACGGCGTGGACTCGGTGGACGCCATCCGCGCCATGCGGGACGGCCGGGCCAAGGTCTTCGTCGGTGTGGCCGGCAACTTCGTGCGGGCCACTCCCGACAGCGACGCCACCGAACGGGCCATGCGCAACTGCCGGCTGACCGTGCACATCTCGACCAAGCTCAACCGCTCCCACGCGGTGTGCGGCCGGACCGCCCTGATCCTGCCCACCCTCGGCCGCAGCGACCGCGACGTCCAGGCGGGCGGAGAACAGTTCATGACGGTCGAGGACTCCATGAGCGAGATCCACGCCACCCGCGGCCGTCTGGCGCCCGCCTCCGAACACCTGCTGAGCGAGGTGTCCATCATCAGCAGGCTGGCCCGCAAGGTCCTCGGCGCACAACCGGACATCCCCTGGGAAACCTTCGAGAGCGACTACGACACCATCCGCGACCGCATCTCCCGGGTCGTCCCGGGCTTCGAGGACTTCAACGCCCGGGTGCGGCGTCCCGGCGGATTCCGGCTGCCCAACCCGGTCAACAGCCGGGTCTTCCGCACACCCAGCGGAAAGGCCGTGTTCACCACCAACGACGTCACTGTGCTTCAGGCCCCGAAGGGACACCTGGTCCTGCAGACCCTGCGCTCGCACGACCAGTGGAACACCATCCCCTACGCCATGGACGACCGCTACCGCGGCATCAAGGGCGGCCGCCGCGTCGTCCTTGTCAACCCCGCCGACCTCGCCGACCTCGGCATCGCGGACGCGAGCAGGGTGGACCTGGTCGGCGTGTGGTCCGACGGAGTCGAGCGCAGGGCCCCGGACTTCCGCGTCGTCGCCTACCCCACCAGCCGCGGCTCGGCGGCCGCCTACTACCCCGAGACCAACGTCCTCGTGCCGCTGGACAGCGTCGCCGACATCAGCAACACCCCCACCTCCAAGAGCGTCATCGTCCGCCTGGAGCCCGCCACGGTCTGA
- a CDS encoding LmrA/YxaF family transcription factor, with protein MSGSRLGEALREVIAGAPDPASPVRAVVELLIGVLTDSGFQRGCPPAAVTLDAATDSAQIRQACAEGYDSWCELIAGFLTGRVPAAERADALATVEFPQWASII; from the coding sequence ATGTCCGGCAGCCGGCTGGGCGAGGCACTGCGGGAGGTCATCGCCGGGGCTCCGGACCCGGCGAGCCCCGTCAGGGCGGTGGTGGAGCTCTTGATCGGTGTGTTGACCGACTCCGGCTTCCAGCGGGGCTGCCCGCCGGCGGCCGTCACGCTGGACGCCGCAACGGACAGCGCACAGATCCGGCAGGCATGCGCCGAGGGCTACGACTCCTGGTGCGAGCTGATCGCCGGATTCCTCACCGGGCGGGTGCCGGCCGCGGAGCGGGCGGACGCCCTGGCGACCGTGGAGTTTCCCCAATGGGCGTCCATCATCTGA
- a CDS encoding FCD domain-containing protein: MPHRREDASFVLLEALAEAGQPLGARQAKAALASAGISISESSASRLLRDLHGEGLVATAGAKGRVITEEGRRRVAELHGVAATSARLQQAVDVRAAKDLLDLLHARRTVEREIVREAAEHAGEKDLTDLRDLTRRHALCISKGEVPQTPGLDFHRRIIRLSRNRPLRAMADVVLGPRYNRVETLLDIIMGNHHTETKSVGEHERILDAIAAGDAATAERTMNDHLLRMSEEVERYLPADNDPLFQRLLSWMDTQESLRPA; the protein is encoded by the coding sequence GTGCCGCACCGCCGCGAGGACGCCTCGTTTGTCCTGTTGGAGGCGCTGGCCGAAGCCGGGCAGCCGCTCGGCGCGCGTCAGGCGAAAGCCGCCCTGGCCTCGGCGGGCATCTCCATCAGCGAGTCGTCCGCCAGCCGCTTGCTGCGCGACCTCCACGGCGAGGGCCTGGTGGCCACGGCCGGGGCCAAGGGCAGGGTCATCACCGAGGAAGGCCGCCGCCGGGTCGCGGAACTGCACGGAGTCGCCGCCACAAGCGCCAGGCTCCAGCAGGCCGTCGACGTACGGGCCGCGAAGGACTTGCTGGATCTGCTGCACGCGCGGCGCACCGTGGAACGCGAGATCGTGCGCGAGGCCGCCGAACACGCCGGCGAGAAGGACCTGACGGACCTCAGGGACCTCACCCGCCGGCACGCCCTCTGCATCAGCAAGGGCGAAGTGCCGCAGACGCCCGGACTCGACTTCCACCGCCGCATCATCCGGCTCTCCCGCAACCGGCCGCTCCGGGCCATGGCCGATGTGGTCCTCGGCCCGCGCTACAACCGGGTGGAGACCCTGCTCGACATCATCATGGGCAACCACCACACCGAGACCAAGTCCGTCGGCGAGCACGAACGCATCCTCGACGCCATCGCGGCGGGCGACGCGGCAACCGCCGAGCGGACCATGAACGACCATCTGCTCCGCATGTCCGAGGAGGTCGAAAGGTATCTTCCCGCGGACAACGACCCCCTTTTCCAGCGCCTGCTGAGCTGGATGGACACCCAGGAGTCGCTGCGGCCCGCCTAG
- the puuE gene encoding allantoinase PuuE, with protein MYPRDLKGYGPLPPSPQWPDGARVALQFVINYEEGGERSILHGDRCSEAFLTEEPTRELPNLRNLNVESQYEYGSRAGFWRLHRMFTERGLPVTVFGIAEALEKNPEAVAAMREARWEIACHGLRWINYAEMPREEEERHVRRAVELHTRVTGERPRGWYTGRMSPHTRRLVADEGGFLYDSDSFADDLPYWVPVGDRAQLVVPYTLDNNDGRYLNTYGFQSESFSRYLLRALDLLRAEADHCPKMMSVGLHTRIVGRPGRAADLARFLDEVAAADDVWVTRRVDIARHWRRVQPAEAHLPGLRDAAVSADALV; from the coding sequence ATGTACCCACGCGACCTCAAGGGATACGGCCCCCTTCCGCCCAGTCCGCAGTGGCCGGACGGGGCACGGGTGGCCCTGCAGTTCGTCATCAACTACGAGGAGGGAGGCGAGCGTTCCATCCTGCACGGAGACCGGTGCTCCGAAGCCTTCCTGACCGAAGAGCCGACCCGTGAACTGCCCAACCTCCGCAACCTCAACGTCGAGTCACAGTACGAGTACGGCAGTCGCGCCGGCTTCTGGCGCCTGCACCGGATGTTCACCGAACGCGGGCTGCCGGTCACCGTCTTCGGCATCGCCGAGGCACTGGAGAAGAACCCCGAAGCCGTGGCGGCCATGCGGGAAGCGCGGTGGGAGATCGCCTGCCATGGACTGCGCTGGATCAACTACGCGGAAATGCCACGGGAGGAGGAAGAGCGCCATGTGCGCCGCGCCGTCGAACTGCACACGCGGGTCACGGGCGAGCGTCCCCGGGGCTGGTACACGGGCCGGATGAGCCCGCACACCCGTCGGCTCGTCGCGGACGAGGGCGGCTTCCTCTACGACTCCGACTCCTTCGCCGACGACCTGCCCTACTGGGTACCGGTGGGAGACCGGGCGCAGCTGGTCGTCCCGTACACCCTCGACAACAACGACGGCCGGTACCTGAACACCTACGGATTCCAGTCCGAGAGCTTCTCCCGGTATCTGCTGCGCGCCCTGGACCTGCTGCGGGCCGAGGCGGACCACTGCCCGAAGATGATGAGCGTCGGGCTGCACACCCGGATCGTCGGCCGTCCCGGCAGGGCCGCGGACCTGGCGCGCTTTCTCGACGAGGTGGCCGCGGCCGACGACGTCTGGGTCACGCGGCGCGTCGACATCGCCCGGCACTGGCGCCGGGTGCAGCCCGCCGAGGCCCATCTGCCCGGCCTGCGCGACGCGGCCGTGTCCGCGGACGCCCTCGTCTGA
- a CDS encoding energy-coupling factor transporter transmembrane component T family protein: MSGTMLYRPGDTFLHRADPRAKIVTVLAVLVTALTTTRLDVLTVLLLAVVAGLYLLGGMSVRAYGRGVAVVVPLIAVLVLLQGLLQAGPALLTVAGLTLSEPGVLLALGIGLRLLAMGICFYGFSVSTSPADISLALHKVGVPYKFAYLTSFAFRFLPLLQDEARTLLTAMAVRGSGEAVSRSPVRRCRAIVRMLFPMLVGSLKRSGEIALSMELRGYGLPGRRTFVRTLRLRGADMALMGGAFAVAALLIAAGAGAFPLLSSEG, from the coding sequence ATGAGCGGCACCATGCTCTACCGTCCCGGAGATACGTTTCTGCACCGAGCGGATCCCCGCGCGAAGATCGTCACGGTGCTGGCCGTGCTGGTCACCGCCCTGACCACCACCCGGCTGGATGTGCTCACGGTGCTGCTGCTGGCGGTGGTGGCCGGGCTGTATCTGCTCGGCGGGATGTCGGTACGCGCCTACGGGCGCGGCGTGGCGGTGGTCGTCCCGCTCATCGCCGTACTGGTGCTGCTCCAGGGCCTGCTCCAGGCGGGGCCCGCGCTGCTGACCGTGGCCGGCCTCACCCTGTCCGAGCCGGGCGTCCTGCTCGCGCTGGGGATTGGTCTGCGGCTGCTGGCCATGGGCATCTGCTTCTACGGCTTCTCCGTCTCCACCAGCCCCGCGGACATCTCCCTGGCCCTGCACAAGGTCGGCGTCCCCTACAAGTTCGCCTATCTCACCAGCTTCGCCTTCCGCTTCCTGCCGCTGCTCCAGGACGAGGCCCGGACCCTGCTCACGGCCATGGCGGTGCGCGGATCGGGGGAAGCCGTGTCACGCAGCCCGGTACGGCGCTGCCGGGCGATCGTGCGGATGCTCTTCCCGATGCTGGTCGGCTCCCTGAAGCGCAGCGGTGAGATCGCCCTCTCCATGGAGCTGCGCGGTTACGGCCTGCCGGGCCGGCGCACCTTCGTGCGCACACTGCGGCTGCGCGGCGCGGACATGGCCCTGATGGGCGGCGCGTTCGCCGTCGCCGCCCTGCTCATCGCGGCGGGCGCCGGCGCCTTCCCCCTGCTGTCGTCGGAGGGCTGA
- a CDS encoding energy-coupling factor ABC transporter ATP-binding protein: MTDTVIRVNDLSLRYRGADRRALDEVSFDVARGEVLGILGPTGAGKSTLLKCLAGVIPHYEHDSAHRGTVEVLGHSVAERGSLAEVVADVGLVLQDPEVQLVNTTVREELAWGMENRGTPVAEIHRRLARSAGLFGVERLLDRFTHALSGGEKQRTVVAATYCLGPQVMLLDEPTSELDPAGTESVLQAVRVLAREGVTVVVVEHKVEELAQYADRLMVLDQGRVTALGTPREVFTGEHAPYRPQVLEVALRLRDLGRWSPAQLPLTVDDAVAAGRPTAGAASAVTGKEE; encoded by the coding sequence ATGACCGACACCGTCATCCGGGTGAACGACCTGAGCCTGCGCTACCGGGGCGCCGACCGGCGCGCCCTGGACGAGGTCTCCTTCGACGTGGCCAGAGGGGAGGTGCTCGGCATCCTGGGCCCCACCGGGGCGGGCAAGTCGACGCTGCTCAAGTGCCTGGCCGGGGTCATTCCGCACTACGAGCACGACAGCGCCCACCGTGGCACGGTCGAGGTGCTCGGACACTCCGTGGCCGAACGCGGCTCGCTGGCCGAGGTGGTGGCCGACGTGGGGCTCGTCCTCCAGGACCCCGAGGTCCAGCTGGTCAACACCACCGTCCGGGAGGAACTCGCCTGGGGCATGGAGAACCGCGGCACACCCGTGGCGGAGATCCACCGCAGACTGGCGCGGTCCGCCGGACTGTTCGGCGTGGAGCGGCTGCTGGACCGCTTCACCCACGCCCTGTCCGGCGGTGAGAAGCAACGCACTGTCGTCGCCGCGACGTACTGCCTCGGCCCGCAGGTCATGCTGCTGGACGAACCGACCTCGGAACTCGACCCGGCGGGCACCGAAAGCGTGCTCCAGGCCGTGCGGGTGCTGGCCCGGGAGGGCGTCACCGTCGTCGTGGTGGAGCACAAGGTCGAGGAGCTCGCCCAGTACGCCGACCGTCTGATGGTCCTCGACCAGGGCCGGGTGACCGCACTGGGCACCCCGCGGGAGGTCTTCACCGGCGAGCACGCGCCCTACCGGCCCCAGGTGCTGGAGGTGGCGCTGCGCCTGCGCGACCTCGGCCGCTGGTCCCCGGCCCAGCTGCCGCTGACCGTCGACGACGCGGTGGCCGCGGGGCGGCCGACCGCCGGCGCCGCGAGCGCCGTGACCGGGAAGGAGGAGTGA
- a CDS encoding energy-coupling factor ABC transporter ATP-binding protein, with protein sequence MEPGVAVDVRNVEHVYAGGVRALAGVSLSIEQGEFVAIIGKNGSGKTTLAKHLNGLLRPTNKDGAVLVRESESDTFSTRDRPLHRIAPVVGYVFQNPDRQIFHDTCREELEYGPRNIGIPAGLLAERVAETLAAVGLPGREETNPVHMSRGERQRLAIAATLVMGPQVAIVDEPTTGQDRHEARLILDYLAQYHASGRTVVAVSHDMALVAEYATRIVAMREGRVLADGPPRQVFARPEVLESTNIRPPQVTVLGARLGHPGLLTVDEAVTALAGGDR encoded by the coding sequence ATGGAACCCGGCGTCGCCGTGGACGTGCGGAACGTCGAGCACGTCTACGCGGGAGGCGTACGCGCCCTCGCGGGCGTCTCCCTGAGCATCGAGCAGGGCGAGTTCGTCGCGATCATCGGAAAGAACGGCTCGGGCAAGACGACCCTGGCCAAGCACCTCAACGGGCTGTTGCGACCGACCAACAAGGACGGCGCGGTGCTGGTGCGGGAGTCGGAGAGTGACACCTTCAGCACCCGTGACCGGCCGCTGCACCGCATCGCGCCAGTCGTCGGATACGTCTTCCAGAACCCCGATCGGCAGATCTTCCACGACACCTGCCGGGAGGAACTGGAGTACGGCCCGCGCAACATCGGCATCCCCGCCGGCCTGCTGGCCGAGCGGGTCGCCGAGACGCTCGCCGCGGTCGGCCTGCCGGGCCGCGAGGAGACCAACCCCGTGCACATGAGCCGCGGCGAGCGACAGCGGCTGGCCATCGCGGCGACGCTGGTGATGGGCCCGCAGGTGGCCATCGTCGACGAGCCGACGACCGGACAGGACCGTCACGAGGCCCGGCTGATCCTGGACTACCTCGCCCAGTACCACGCCTCGGGCCGCACCGTGGTGGCCGTCTCGCACGACATGGCGCTCGTGGCGGAGTACGCCACCCGCATCGTCGCCATGCGGGAGGGCCGGGTCCTCGCCGACGGACCGCCGCGGCAGGTCTTCGCCAGGCCCGAGGTGCTGGAGTCCACCAACATCCGCCCGCCACAGGTGACCGTGCTCGGCGCGCGGCTGGGCCACCCCGGACTGCTGACCGTGGACGAAGCGGTGACCGCCCTGGCCGGGGGCGACCGGTGA